A single genomic interval of Theropithecus gelada isolate Dixy chromosome 16, Tgel_1.0, whole genome shotgun sequence harbors:
- the WFIKKN2 gene encoding WAP, Kazal, immunoglobulin, Kunitz and NTR domain-containing protein 2 isoform X1, whose product MWALRCRRFWSRWEQVAALLLLLLLLGVPPRSLALPPIRYSHAGICPNDMNPNLWVDAQSTCRRECQTDQECEAYEKCCPNVCGTKSCVAARYMDVKGKKGPVGMPKEATCDHFMCLQQGSECDIWDGQPVCKCKDRCEKEPSFTCASDGLTYYNRCYMDAEACSKGITLAVVTCRYHFTWPNTSPPPPETTMHPTTASPETPELDMAAPALLNHPVHQSVTMGETVSFLCDVVGRPRPEITWEKQLEDRENVVMRPNHVRGNVVVTNIAQLVIYNAQLQDAGIYTCTARNAAGVLRADFPLSVVRGHQASATSESSPNGTAFPAAECLKPPDSEDCGEEQTRWHFDAQANNCLTFTFGHCHRNLNHFETYEACMLACMSGPLAACSLPALQGPCKAYAPRWAYNSQTGQCQSFVYGGCEGNGNNFESREACEESCPFPRGNQRCRACKPRQKLVTSFCRSDFVILGRVSELTEEPDSGRALVTVDEVLKDEKMGLKFLGREPLEVTLLHVDWACPCPNVTVSETPLIIMGEVDGGMAMLRPDSFVGASSARRVRKLREVMHKKTCDVLKEFLGLH is encoded by the exons ATGTGGGCCCTAAGGTGTCGCCGGTTCTGGTCTCGCTGGGAGCAGGTGGCAgcgctgctgctgctactgctgctgctcgGGGTGCCCCCGCGAAGCCTGGCGCTGCCACCCATCCGCTATTCCCACGCCGGTATCTGCCCCAACGACATGAATCCCAACCTCTGGGTGGACGCACAGAGCACCTGCAGGCGGGAGTGTCAGACGGACCAG GAGTGTGAGGCCTATGAGAAGTGCTGCCCCAATGTGTGTGGGACCAAGAGCTGTGTGGCGGCCCGCTACATGGACGTGAAAGGGAAGAAGGGCCCAGTGGGCATGCCCAAGGAGGCCACGTGTGACCACTTCATGTGTCTGCAGCAGGGCTCTGAGTGTGACATCTGGGATGGCCAGCCCGTGTGTAAATGCAAAGACCGCTGTGAGAAGGAGCCCAGCTTTACCTGTGCCTCGGACGGTCTCACCTACTATAACCGCTGCTACATGGATGCTGAGGCCTGCTCCAAAGGCATCACGCTGGCCGTTGTAACCTGCCGCTATCACTTCACCTGGCCCAACACCAGCCCCCCACCACCTGAGACCACCATGCaccccaccacagcctccccagaGACCCCTGAACTGGACATGGCGGCCCCGGCCCTGCTCAACCACCCTGTGCACCAGTCGGTCACCATGGGTGAGACGGTGAGCTTCCTCTGTGATGTGGTGGGCCGGCCCCGGCCTGAGATCACCTGGGAGAAGCAGTTGGAGGATCGGGAGAACGTGGTCATGCGGCCCAACCATGTGCGTGGCAACGTGGTGGTCACCAACATTGCCCAGCTGGTCATCTATAACGCCCAGCTGCAGGATGCTGGGATCTACACCTGCACGGCCAGGAACGCGGCCGGGGTCCTGAGGGCCGACTTCCCGCTGTCGGTGGTCAGGGGACATCAGGCTTCGGCCACCTCAGAGAGCAGCCCTAATGGCACGGCTTTCCCGGCAGCCGAGTGCCTGAAGCCCCCCGACAGCGAGGACTGTGGTGAAGAGCAGACCCGCTGGCACTTCGACGCCCAGGCCAACAACTGCCTGACCTTCACCTTTGGCCACTGCCACCGCAACCTCAACCACTTTGAGACCTATGAGGCCTGCATGCTGGCCTGCATGAGTGGGCCGCTGGCCGCGTGCAGCCTGCCCGCCCTGCAGGGGCCCTGCAAAGCCTACGCGCCTCGCTGGGCTTACAACAGCCAGACGGGCCAGTGCCAGTCCTTTGTCTATGGTGGCTGCGAGGGCAATGGCAACAACTTTGAGAGCCGTGAGGCCTGTGAGGAGTCGTGCCCCTTCCCTAGAGGGAACCAGCGCTGTCGGGCCTGCAAGCCTAGGCAGAAGCTCGTTACCAGCTTCTGTCGCAGTGACTTTGTCATCCTGGGCCGAGTCTCTGAGCTGACCGAGGAGCCTGACTCAGGCCGCGCCCTGGTGACTGTGGACGAAGTCTTAAAGGATGAGAAAATGGGCCTCAAGTTCCTGGGCCGGGAGCCGTTGGAGGTCACTCTGCTCCACGTGGACTGGGCATGCCCCTGCCCTAACGTGACTGTGAGCGAGACACCACTCATCATCATGGGGGAGGTGGACGGCGGCATGGCCATGCTGCGCCCCGATAGCTTTGTGGGCGCGTCGAGTGCCCGCCGGGTCAGGAAGCTCCGCGAGGTCATGCACAAGAAGACCTGTGACGTCCTCAAGGAGTTTCTTGGCTTGCACTGA
- the WFIKKN2 gene encoding WAP, Kazal, immunoglobulin, Kunitz and NTR domain-containing protein 2 isoform X2, giving the protein MDVKGKKGPVGMPKEATCDHFMCLQQGSECDIWDGQPVCKCKDRCEKEPSFTCASDGLTYYNRCYMDAEACSKGITLAVVTCRYHFTWPNTSPPPPETTMHPTTASPETPELDMAAPALLNHPVHQSVTMGETVSFLCDVVGRPRPEITWEKQLEDRENVVMRPNHVRGNVVVTNIAQLVIYNAQLQDAGIYTCTARNAAGVLRADFPLSVVRGHQASATSESSPNGTAFPAAECLKPPDSEDCGEEQTRWHFDAQANNCLTFTFGHCHRNLNHFETYEACMLACMSGPLAACSLPALQGPCKAYAPRWAYNSQTGQCQSFVYGGCEGNGNNFESREACEESCPFPRGNQRCRACKPRQKLVTSFCRSDFVILGRVSELTEEPDSGRALVTVDEVLKDEKMGLKFLGREPLEVTLLHVDWACPCPNVTVSETPLIIMGEVDGGMAMLRPDSFVGASSARRVRKLREVMHKKTCDVLKEFLGLH; this is encoded by the coding sequence ATGGACGTGAAAGGGAAGAAGGGCCCAGTGGGCATGCCCAAGGAGGCCACGTGTGACCACTTCATGTGTCTGCAGCAGGGCTCTGAGTGTGACATCTGGGATGGCCAGCCCGTGTGTAAATGCAAAGACCGCTGTGAGAAGGAGCCCAGCTTTACCTGTGCCTCGGACGGTCTCACCTACTATAACCGCTGCTACATGGATGCTGAGGCCTGCTCCAAAGGCATCACGCTGGCCGTTGTAACCTGCCGCTATCACTTCACCTGGCCCAACACCAGCCCCCCACCACCTGAGACCACCATGCaccccaccacagcctccccagaGACCCCTGAACTGGACATGGCGGCCCCGGCCCTGCTCAACCACCCTGTGCACCAGTCGGTCACCATGGGTGAGACGGTGAGCTTCCTCTGTGATGTGGTGGGCCGGCCCCGGCCTGAGATCACCTGGGAGAAGCAGTTGGAGGATCGGGAGAACGTGGTCATGCGGCCCAACCATGTGCGTGGCAACGTGGTGGTCACCAACATTGCCCAGCTGGTCATCTATAACGCCCAGCTGCAGGATGCTGGGATCTACACCTGCACGGCCAGGAACGCGGCCGGGGTCCTGAGGGCCGACTTCCCGCTGTCGGTGGTCAGGGGACATCAGGCTTCGGCCACCTCAGAGAGCAGCCCTAATGGCACGGCTTTCCCGGCAGCCGAGTGCCTGAAGCCCCCCGACAGCGAGGACTGTGGTGAAGAGCAGACCCGCTGGCACTTCGACGCCCAGGCCAACAACTGCCTGACCTTCACCTTTGGCCACTGCCACCGCAACCTCAACCACTTTGAGACCTATGAGGCCTGCATGCTGGCCTGCATGAGTGGGCCGCTGGCCGCGTGCAGCCTGCCCGCCCTGCAGGGGCCCTGCAAAGCCTACGCGCCTCGCTGGGCTTACAACAGCCAGACGGGCCAGTGCCAGTCCTTTGTCTATGGTGGCTGCGAGGGCAATGGCAACAACTTTGAGAGCCGTGAGGCCTGTGAGGAGTCGTGCCCCTTCCCTAGAGGGAACCAGCGCTGTCGGGCCTGCAAGCCTAGGCAGAAGCTCGTTACCAGCTTCTGTCGCAGTGACTTTGTCATCCTGGGCCGAGTCTCTGAGCTGACCGAGGAGCCTGACTCAGGCCGCGCCCTGGTGACTGTGGACGAAGTCTTAAAGGATGAGAAAATGGGCCTCAAGTTCCTGGGCCGGGAGCCGTTGGAGGTCACTCTGCTCCACGTGGACTGGGCATGCCCCTGCCCTAACGTGACTGTGAGCGAGACACCACTCATCATCATGGGGGAGGTGGACGGCGGCATGGCCATGCTGCGCCCCGATAGCTTTGTGGGCGCGTCGAGTGCCCGCCGGGTCAGGAAGCTCCGCGAGGTCATGCACAAGAAGACCTGTGACGTCCTCAAGGAGTTTCTTGGCTTGCACTGA